The sequence CGGCGAGTTCGGCCTCACTCCGCAGGACCGGATCGGCTCGCAGGCCGCCCTCACCTTCGACCTGACCACCTTCGACCTGTTCAGCGCCGCCGCAGCAGGGGCCTGCACGGTCCTCATGCCGGACGTGCTGCGGGCCTTCCCGCGCGATGTCGTCGGATGGCTGACCGAGCAGCGCATCACCGCCTTCATGGCCGTGCCGTCCCTCTACCACAACATGCTCCAGCAGGGCGGCATCGCCGACGCCCCGCCGCCGGCCCTGCGTATCGCGGCCTTCGGCGGAGAGGCGTTCGCCCCCGAACTGCTGGAACGGTATCTGGGGCTGCTGGACGGGGTGCCCTTCTACAACCTGTACGGGCCCACCGAGACGAACGCCTGCACCTACTACCGGGTGCCGGCCGACTGGACCGCCGACCAGGAGCTGCCCATCGGCCGCGGTATCGGCGGCGTCCACATCGAAGTGCTCGACGGGGACGGCCGGCGCACCGACGGCGAAGGCGAGATCCACATCGCCGGACCCGTCGTCTTCCAGGGCTATCTGCGCGGCGGCGCACTCGACGACCCCACCGTCACGGTCACCTGCCGTGACGGCGTGGCCCGCCGCGCCTACGCCAGCGGCGACCTCGGCCGGATCACGTCCGACGGCCGGGTCTTCCTGCGGGGCCGGCGCGACAACCAGGTCAAGCGGCGGGGCCACCGTATCGACCTGATGGACGTGGAGAACGCCGTCCTGGAGCTGCCGCAGGTGGCCACCGCCGCGGTCGTCGCCAAGGACGGCCCGTACTCCGGCCAGATCTGGGCCTACGCACAGACCGACGCCACCGAGCGGGAGGTCCTGGCCGCCCTGCGCGACGTGCTGCCCAAGCGGATGCTTCCCGACCGGGTCGTTCCGCTCACCACCCTGCCCACCACCACCAGCGGGAAGGTCGACCGCCGCGCCCTGAGCGACACCGACGACCGCACCGCCGGCCCCGCACTTCCGAAGGAGATCACCGTATGAACAGCGTCGAAGAACTCTGCACCCTCATCGGCAGCCGTATCACCTGGGGACGCGGCGAGGACGCCGGCTCCCTCGACGCCGACACCCCGCTGCTCGAGATGGGCCTCGTCGACTCGCTGGCGATCATGGAGATCGTCGCGGCGCTCCACAAGGAAGCCGGTGTCGCCCTGCCCGACACCGAGATCGTCGCCGCCAACTTCCGCAGCCCCAGGGCTCTTTGGGACGCCATCGAGAACCTCTCCGGCGAGGGCCGCAAATGAGCCTGGCGGCCACTGCGGCGCTGCGCACCGGCGCACCGGAGACCGAACAGCTCGTCGACACCTACCGTGACCTCGCCGCACCGGTGGTCGAGCGGATCGCGGACAAGGACTTCACCGCCCAGTGGCAGGCCATGGCCGACCTCGGTGTGCTCCGGCTCGCCTCGCCGGACGCCACGGCACCCGGCCCGGTCACCCGCTCACTCGCCATGATCGAGGGCATCGGTCTGGCCGGCGCCGACCCGGGGCTGTGCTACGCGCTGGCCTCGCAGATCTTCGGGATGCAGTTCCCGCTCCGGGACGCCCTCGGCGCCGACGCCTGGCGCGCGGTGGCCGACGTCCAGCAGGGCCGGGTGCTGCTGTGCCACGCGCTGACCGAACGCGGCGGCGGCAGCGACCCGTTCTCCATGCGGACCCGCGCCCGGCGCGACGGAGACGGCTTCGTGCTCGACGGCGCCAAGACGTTCATCACCGCCGCCCCCGTGGCCGACCGGGCGATCGTCTTCGCCCGTACCGCCGAGGGACGCTCGCCGTTCGCACTGTCCGCGTTCCTCTTCCCGCTCGACCTGCCGGGGATCCGCCGCGGCGAGACCTTCACCAAGACCGCACTGCCCACCGTGCCGATGGGGGAGCTCCTCTTCGAGGGCGCCCGGCTGCCGGGGAGCGCGCTGCTCGGCGAGGAGGGCTCCGGACTTGCGGTGATGGCCTCCACCACCGCCTGGGAACGCTCCGTCATCCTCGGTTACGCCCTCGGCCCGATGCAGCGCCTCGTGACCCGTACCGTCGACTGGGCCGCGGACCGCGACCACTTCGGCCGCCGTATGGGAGCGAGTCACCAGGTCGCGGCCCGGGTCAGCGACATGGCCCTGGCGCTGCACCGCTCCCGCGTCCAGCTCTACGCGATGGCCGCCCGGCTCGACGCCGGCACGCCCGCCCGGCAGCTGGCCGCCGAAGCGGCCCTCACCAAGATCTCCGTCTCCGAGGACTACGTACGGATGACCGAGCACGCCACCGCGCTGTCCGGCGTCCGTGCCTTCCTCCCCGACTCCGAACTCGCCGCCGACCTGGCCGGCCCCATGGCGGCCCTCACCTACGCCGGTCCGAACGACCTGCTGCGTGTGGGTGTCGCACGGCAACTCGGCCTGCCCGTCGAGAACTGACCGGTCGAGACCCGACCGGCCGCCCACCGACTCCAAGGACTTCGATGACGCTGCCGACCCAACTCGACGACCTCCTCAAACTCGCGGCGGAGACGGGCGACCGGCTCGCCCCGCTCGCCGCCGACACCGACGCCGGACGCGACAACGGCCACGAGACCTACCGCATCCTGCGCGAGTCCGGTCTGCTCGCCCTGCTCGTCCCCCAGGAAGCGGGCGGTGCCGGCCTGGGCTTCGGCGACTACTGGCGGGTACTGGCCGAACTCGGCGCGCACAACGGCGCCGCCGCCCTCGGCTTCAACATGCACCACGTCGTCATCGGCGCGCTCGCCGATGCCGCCGGCACCCGGTTGCCCCCGGCCGCCGAGACGTTCCGCGCCTGGATGCTGGACGAGGTCGTGAACGGGCGCAAGCTGTTCGCCTCCGCCACCTCCGAGGCGGGCCGCGGCGCCAAACTCCGCGGGATGCAGACCCGTTACCGGCTCTCCGACGACGGCACGCACTACATCCTGAGCGGCAAGAAGTCCTTCGTGTCGCTGGCCGGCGCCGCCGACTACTACGTCGTCGCGGCCGCCGCCGAGAGCGGCGCCGAGGACACCGGCGAGGCCTCGCACTTCGTCGTCGCCGCCGACGACCCCGGCGTGAGCTTCGGCACCGTGCAGCACATGTCGGCGATGTACGGCACCAGCACCGCCCCGATGACGCTGGACGAGGTCCGGGTGCCCCGCTCCCGCCTCTACCTCGGCGTCGAGGGCATGTCCCTGTTCAAGGTCGTGCGCGAACCGCACTGGATGGTCGCCGGGTACACCGGCGCCTACCTCGGCATCGCCGAGGCCCTCTTCAGGCACACCGTCGACCATGTCACCGCCTCCCCCGCCCGCGCCGACTCGCCTGTGGTGCAGCAGGAGCTGGGCCGGATGTCCGCCCGGCTGCGAGCCGCCCGCGCCCTGGTGCACGAGGCCGGTGACCTCGTCACCGCCGAGCGCGGCAGCCTGGAGGCCAACGCCATGGTGCACGCCGCCAAGTACGTCGTCGGCGAGGCCGGACCGCAGCTCGCCCAGGACGCGCTGAGGCTGTGCGGCTCCGCCGCCGTCAGCCGCAGCCACCCGCTGGAGCGGCTGATCCGCGAGGCCCAGTTCGCCCATGTGATGCCCGCCAAGCCGCAGGAGTGCCTGGAATACCTGGGCAAGGCCGCGGTCGGCGTCAACCTCTATGACGCCAGGGCGTTCGCATGGTGACCCCCGTCCAGGACGAACTCGTGGCGACCCGCGACGCCTTCCGGGCCCTGATGGGCTCCCACCCCAGCGGCGTCGCCGTCATCGCCACCGCCGATGCGCAGGGCACGCCGTACGGTTTCACCTGCACCGCCCTGTGCTCGCTCTCCCTCGACCCGCCGCAGCTGCTGGTGTGCGCGGGCAACAACGGGAGCACCCTCCCGGTCCTGGCCGCCCGCGGGGCCTTCACCGTCAACCTCCTGCACAGTGCCGGGCAGCGCGCCGCCGAGGCGTTCGCCGGGCCGGCCGCCGAACGGTTCGGCACCGTCTCCTGGCAGCCCGCGCCCACCACCGGCCTTCCGGTGCTGACCGAGGACGCGCACGCCACCGCCGAGTGCCGGGTCACCCGGCTCATCCCGGCCGCCGATCACACCATCGTGATCGGCGAGGTGCTGCACACCCGGACCCACGCCCCGGCCGGCGAAGAGCCGCCTCTGCTGTACGGCATGCGCCGCTACGCCACCTGGCCGGCCTGACCGGGCCGCGCCCCGCCGGCCGGCCCCACCCGTGGTCGCGCCCCACCACCACACGCCCCCACCACCTGTGAGGAATCCGCATGTACCGCACCCTGATGAAGTCGAAGATCCACCGCGCCACCGTCACCCAGGCCGAGCTGCACTACGTCGGCTCGGTGACCGTCGACTCCGACCTCATGAAGGCCGCCGACCTGATGGCCGGCGAGAAGGTCGACATCGTCGACATCGACAACGGGGCCCGGCTGTCCACCTACGTCATCGAAGGCCCGGCCGGCTCCGGCGTCATCGGCATCAACGGCGCCGCGGCCCGCCTCATCAGCCCCGGCGACCTCGTCATCCTCATCGCCTACGCCTCCATGACGGACGCCGAGGCCGCCTCCTTCGTCCCCAACGTCGTCTTCGTCGACGAACACAACGCCGTTTCGGGCCTGGGCGGCGACCCGGCCGAGGCACCCGAGGGCTCGGGCCTTCAGCGTGGCGACCTCGTCGCCGGCTGAGCGCCCGGACACGCCATTTCAGGGAGATGCCATGACGATCTCCGTGGTCAGCGGCGGCACCCGCGGCATCGGACGGACACTGAGCCTCAGGCTCGCCGCCCTCGGCCACCAGGTGATCGCCCTCTACCGCGGTGACGACCGGGCCGCACAGGAGACCGCGAAGGCCGGCGACGGCCGGATCGAGACGCTGCGCTGCGACCTCGCCCGGCCCGAGGAGATCCGGGCGGTCTGCGACGAGATCACCGGCGCGTACGGCGCACCGTCCGTGCTGGTCAACAACGCCGGAGTGAACCGCGACCGGCCGTTCCTGTCGATGACCGCCGAGGACTGGGACACCGTGCTCGCCACCAACCTCTCCGGTCCCTTCCACCTCACCCGAGCCCTTGCACCCGCGATGGCGGAGGCGGGCGGCGGCAGCATCGTCAACGTCGCCTCCACCACGGCGATCCGGCCCCGTGCGAACGGCGCCAACTACTGCGCGAGCAAGGCGGGCCTGCTCCAGCTCACCAAGTGCCTGGCCCTCGAACTCGCTCCGCACATCAGGGTGAACGCCCTGCTGCCCGGATTCACCGACACCGAAGAGGTCACCGAGCGCTACCGCCTCGATGACCCGCAGCGGCTGGCCGCCGTCCTGGACACCATCCCCGGCGGCCGGCTCGGCACGGCCGAGGACATGGCCGATGCCCTCGAATTCCTGGTGACCGCGCGCAGCGGCTATGTCACGGGACAACAACTCATCGTCGATGGCGGCCACTTCATGGGATGACCCCCCACCACCGGTCCGCCCACGCCCACCGGTGCGCCCCGACGGATTCCCTCACCTCTCAGGAGAAGAAGCGCATGCGACTGACCCAGCAACAGGCCGACCAGTACCACCAGCAGGGGTTCCTCATGCTCGAATCCCTCCTCGACCCGCAGGAGGTGGAGAGTCTTCGCGCCGCCTTCGAGCGCGACGGGAAGGTCCCCGGCCCACAGGTGGTGACCGAGGACGGCGGCACGGAGGTACGCGCGGTCTACTCCTCACACCAGCGCCAGCCCGAGTTCGCCGGTCTGATCCGCGACCCGCGCATCCTGGAGCCTGTCCAGCAGCTGCTCACCGAGGACGTCTACCTCTACCAGTTCAAGATCAACGCCAAGCCGGCGTTCGGCGGCGACAAGTGGGCCTGGCACCAGGACTTCCTCGCCTGGCGGCTCGCCGACAACCTGCCCGCTCCGCGCCAGGTCAACATCGGCGTCTTCCTCGACGATGTCACCGAGTTCAACGGCCCGGTCATCTTCCTGCCGGGCTCGCACCAGGGCGGACTCGTCCACGAGGGCCGCTCGGCCGCCGCCAGGTCCGAGCAGCACCTCGACCCCGACGACATCTCACTGTCGCCGCAGCACCTCGCCGAACACGTCGACCGGCACGGCATGACCAGCCCCAAGGGCCCGGCCGGCTCCGTCGTGCTGTTCTCCCCGGAGATCGTGCACGGTTCGTCCCCCAACATGTCGCCGTTCGCCCGCCGGCTGCTGATCGCCACCTACAACGACACCGCCAACCTGCCGCGGCCCACGGGCGAACCCCGCCCGGACTACGTGGTGTGCCGCGACACCGAGCCGCTGCGCCCGCTGGCGGCCCCGTTCTCCCAGACCCTGAGCACGGTGACGGCATGACCGAGCGCACCGGACGCGCCGTCGTCCTGGAGGAGTTCGCCGAGCCACTGCGACTGCGGGAGTTCCCGCTGCCCGCGGCCCCCGACGGGGGCATGGTCGTCGCCTGCGGATACGGCGGCGTCTGCGGCACGGACCTGCATCTGCAACAGGGCCACCTGGACATCCCCGTCCCGCTCGTGCTCGGCCACGAAGGGCTCGGTGTCATAGAGGAGCTGGGCGCCGGAACCCACCAGGACGCCGCCGGGACCCCGCTCGCGGTCGGCGACACGGTGATGTGGGCCTCCTCCATCGCCTGCGGCGTCTGCCCGCCCTGCCGGCTGCACCGCGAACCGACCCTGTGCGAGCGGCGCCGCACCTACGGCGTCAACCGCGCCCTCACCGACGGCCCGGAACTCTCGGGGGCCTGGGCCGACCACATCGTGCTGCAACCCGGCACCACCGTGATCAAGGTTCCCGACGGCACCGACCCGCTCGCCGCCATGTCACTGGCCTGCGCCGGGCCCACCGTGGCACACGCGTTGTACGAGAGGCGGCCGGTGCGGTTGGGCGAGACCGTCGTCGTGCAGGGCAGCGGCCCGGTCGGGCTGGCAGCGGCCGCGTTCGCGCAGCTGGCCGGTGCCGCCAAGGTCGTCGTCGTCGGCGGCCCGGCCGGCCGGCTGGACCGGGCCGCCGCGGCCGGCATCGGTGACGTCCACCTGAACATCGCCGACGCCGCCGACCCCACCGAGGTCCTGCGCGAGGTACGGGCCGCCACCGGAGGGGACGGCGCCGACCTGGTGATCGAGTGCGCCGGAGTGCCGGCCGCCGTCGGACAGGGCCTCACCCTGGCCCGCCGGGGCGGCAGCTACCTGATCATCGGCCAGTACACGGATGCCGGGGACACCCTGATCAACCCGCACCAGATCGTCCACCGGCAGCTCGACGTCATCGGCTCCTGGGCCTTCACAGGCGCCCACCTCGTCGAATACGTCCGCCTGTTGCCGGCCCTCACCAGCCGGTTCGACCTGGCGAGCCTGGTGACGCCGTTCCCGCTGGAGCAGCACGCCGACGCGCTCACCGCGGTCGCCGACGGGTCGGTGATGAAGGCGGTGCTCACGTCCTGACACCTCGTCTCCTGATGCTCACCTCCTGACGCACCGACCCCCGCGGTGCGCCGGTGACGGTGAAGGCAGCGGCCCGACAGCAGCCTTCCGGCGCGGTCGGGCCGCTACCGCTGCCCGCTCGCCCGCTCACCCGGCGCCCGGACAGGCACCGGCTCACCCGGCGAGCGCCCCCAGCGCCTCCTCCGTCGCCTTGTCGTCGGGAAGGTAGGCCAGCAGGTGGTGGCCCGGCTCGTCCACGGCGGCGAGCTTGACGTACCGCAGCCGCAGATCACCGGCCACCGGGTGCCGGAAATGGCGTACGGCGGGATGGAACGCCGAGGTCTCCCGGCGGCCGTGCCAGCGGACCGCGTCCGGGTCGGCCAGCAGCTCCTCGGTGATCTCCGCATAGCGGCCGTCCTCCGGATGCCGGGCCGCCTTCGCCCGGAAC is a genomic window of Streptomyces griseochromogenes containing:
- a CDS encoding amino acid adenylation domain-containing protein, which encodes MTAQAPVRLDALLARSAQAHPDRTALEGAGESWTYARLDRAVDALADRLTAAGVAPGDRVGVYAPKTPATVIALYAVLRAGAVTAPLDVADPPERTARMIRNAGLSLLLTCDRSLAGAHRAATRARDGAPADEGPLEHGLHWVRILAAEERPVPLPAPTDSGGYILFTSGSTGWPKGVLLSHENVAHYALWAAGEFGLTPQDRIGSQAALTFDLTTFDLFSAAAAGACTVLMPDVLRAFPRDVVGWLTEQRITAFMAVPSLYHNMLQQGGIADAPPPALRIAAFGGEAFAPELLERYLGLLDGVPFYNLYGPTETNACTYYRVPADWTADQELPIGRGIGGVHIEVLDGDGRRTDGEGEIHIAGPVVFQGYLRGGALDDPTVTVTCRDGVARRAYASGDLGRITSDGRVFLRGRRDNQVKRRGHRIDLMDVENAVLELPQVATAAVVAKDGPYSGQIWAYAQTDATEREVLAALRDVLPKRMLPDRVVPLTTLPTTTSGKVDRRALSDTDDRTAGPALPKEITV
- a CDS encoding acyl carrier protein — translated: MNSVEELCTLIGSRITWGRGEDAGSLDADTPLLEMGLVDSLAIMEIVAALHKEAGVALPDTEIVAANFRSPRALWDAIENLSGEGRK
- a CDS encoding acyl-CoA dehydrogenase family protein; this translates as MSLAATAALRTGAPETEQLVDTYRDLAAPVVERIADKDFTAQWQAMADLGVLRLASPDATAPGPVTRSLAMIEGIGLAGADPGLCYALASQIFGMQFPLRDALGADAWRAVADVQQGRVLLCHALTERGGGSDPFSMRTRARRDGDGFVLDGAKTFITAAPVADRAIVFARTAEGRSPFALSAFLFPLDLPGIRRGETFTKTALPTVPMGELLFEGARLPGSALLGEEGSGLAVMASTTAWERSVILGYALGPMQRLVTRTVDWAADRDHFGRRMGASHQVAARVSDMALALHRSRVQLYAMAARLDAGTPARQLAAEAALTKISVSEDYVRMTEHATALSGVRAFLPDSELAADLAGPMAALTYAGPNDLLRVGVARQLGLPVEN
- a CDS encoding acyl-CoA dehydrogenase family protein, which encodes MTLPTQLDDLLKLAAETGDRLAPLAADTDAGRDNGHETYRILRESGLLALLVPQEAGGAGLGFGDYWRVLAELGAHNGAAALGFNMHHVVIGALADAAGTRLPPAAETFRAWMLDEVVNGRKLFASATSEAGRGAKLRGMQTRYRLSDDGTHYILSGKKSFVSLAGAADYYVVAAAAESGAEDTGEASHFVVAADDPGVSFGTVQHMSAMYGTSTAPMTLDEVRVPRSRLYLGVEGMSLFKVVREPHWMVAGYTGAYLGIAEALFRHTVDHVTASPARADSPVVQQELGRMSARLRAARALVHEAGDLVTAERGSLEANAMVHAAKYVVGEAGPQLAQDALRLCGSAAVSRSHPLERLIREAQFAHVMPAKPQECLEYLGKAAVGVNLYDARAFAW
- a CDS encoding flavin reductase family protein, which codes for MVTPVQDELVATRDAFRALMGSHPSGVAVIATADAQGTPYGFTCTALCSLSLDPPQLLVCAGNNGSTLPVLAARGAFTVNLLHSAGQRAAEAFAGPAAERFGTVSWQPAPTTGLPVLTEDAHATAECRVTRLIPAADHTIVIGEVLHTRTHAPAGEEPPLLYGMRRYATWPA
- the panD gene encoding aspartate 1-decarboxylase, with the translated sequence MYRTLMKSKIHRATVTQAELHYVGSVTVDSDLMKAADLMAGEKVDIVDIDNGARLSTYVIEGPAGSGVIGINGAAARLISPGDLVILIAYASMTDAEAASFVPNVVFVDEHNAVSGLGGDPAEAPEGSGLQRGDLVAG
- a CDS encoding SDR family NAD(P)-dependent oxidoreductase, producing MTISVVSGGTRGIGRTLSLRLAALGHQVIALYRGDDRAAQETAKAGDGRIETLRCDLARPEEIRAVCDEITGAYGAPSVLVNNAGVNRDRPFLSMTAEDWDTVLATNLSGPFHLTRALAPAMAEAGGGSIVNVASTTAIRPRANGANYCASKAGLLQLTKCLALELAPHIRVNALLPGFTDTEEVTERYRLDDPQRLAAVLDTIPGGRLGTAEDMADALEFLVTARSGYVTGQQLIVDGGHFMG
- a CDS encoding phytanoyl-CoA dioxygenase family protein; the protein is MRLTQQQADQYHQQGFLMLESLLDPQEVESLRAAFERDGKVPGPQVVTEDGGTEVRAVYSSHQRQPEFAGLIRDPRILEPVQQLLTEDVYLYQFKINAKPAFGGDKWAWHQDFLAWRLADNLPAPRQVNIGVFLDDVTEFNGPVIFLPGSHQGGLVHEGRSAAARSEQHLDPDDISLSPQHLAEHVDRHGMTSPKGPAGSVVLFSPEIVHGSSPNMSPFARRLLIATYNDTANLPRPTGEPRPDYVVCRDTEPLRPLAAPFSQTLSTVTA
- a CDS encoding zinc-binding dehydrogenase — encoded protein: MTERTGRAVVLEEFAEPLRLREFPLPAAPDGGMVVACGYGGVCGTDLHLQQGHLDIPVPLVLGHEGLGVIEELGAGTHQDAAGTPLAVGDTVMWASSIACGVCPPCRLHREPTLCERRRTYGVNRALTDGPELSGAWADHIVLQPGTTVIKVPDGTDPLAAMSLACAGPTVAHALYERRPVRLGETVVVQGSGPVGLAAAAFAQLAGAAKVVVVGGPAGRLDRAAAAGIGDVHLNIADAADPTEVLREVRAATGGDGADLVIECAGVPAAVGQGLTLARRGGSYLIIGQYTDAGDTLINPHQIVHRQLDVIGSWAFTGAHLVEYVRLLPALTSRFDLASLVTPFPLEQHADALTAVADGSVMKAVLTS